TCGGTCCGACACGTTCGACGAGACGTAAGCCGAGTCTGGGTCGAGTGGCCGCTTCTCAGTCGAGGAAGTACTGGACGAGCGCGTGGTGGCCGGGGGCCACCTCGTCCGGGACCGCGCCGAACCAGTCCAGGTTCGGGTTCGACGCGATTGGTCCGGCGCCGGGGCCACCGGGTCCGGCACCGCCGGACGGCGGGCCGCCCGCGGGCGGTCCTTCTCCCTCCGATGAACCCTCGTCGTCGGGGCCGACGCCCGGCGGCGGCCCGCCACCGGGACCCATCCCCCCCGAACCGCCCATGGCGGGGATCAGCGAGGCGGCGAACGCGACCGTGTAGCCGACGACGCTCTCGTCGCCGTCTTCGGTCCGGGTCTCCGTGCGGATCACCAGCTTCGGCTCCTCGATCTGGACGGGGAAGTGCAGCTCGTCCTCGGCCCAGCGGTCGGCGGCGACCGCCCAGTCCTCGTCGGCGCCGACCGGGCCGTTCGGGAGCGTCCACCCGTCGACCCACTCGGAGTCGACCAGCAGGAGCCGGTCCTGCTCGTCGGTCACCGCGACGACGACGAGCCCGCTCTGGTTCTCGGCGCCCTCGACCGCCTGCTCGAACGCCTCGTCGTCGACGACCTGCTCCTGCTCGCGGAAGTCGACGCCCGGCTCCTCGCGGAGCGACTCGGGGTCCCTGAGGTTGACCATGCCGTTACTCCGGTGGCTCCGGTTGTAAAGACTGGCGCCATCCTCACACCTCGACGATCTCGAAGTCGTACCCCACCCGCTCGCGGACGGTTTCGAGCGCCCCGACGACCCGCCGGACGGTCGCCTCGTCGGCGAACGAAACCCGGCGCGGCGGCCCCTCGGACGACCCGAAACGGTCGACGGCCCACGTAAACGTCCGCAACGCCGCGCGGAGCGCGCGGCTCGGTTCGCGGCCGACGCGCTCGCCGAGGGGTTCCCAGTCGACGACGACCTCGCGTCGCTCGCGGTCGACCGCGACACGGCGGACGTGTGCCAGCGACGCGCCCGACCCGGTCTCGAAGCGGATCGCCCGATGGTTTACCTCGCCGGCGTCGGCCCAGGTGGCGACCGGTCCGGTCGGGACGACCGCGCACGGGCAGTCGGCGAGGCGCTCGCGCGCGCTGTCGACCAGTTCGGGGGCCGCGGTCGCGTCGAGTTCGAACCGTTCGTGGTGAGGGACCGACCGGTAGATCGAACGGCCGCCGCGGCGGATCTCGACCGAGGACACGTCCCAGACCCGCCACCGCGCCTCGCCGAGCGGGCCCTCGGCCTCGGGGTCCGCGACCGTCAGCGCGCGCACCAGCGCGTCGGTGCCCCCGGGAAGCGTCGCCCGCCAGGTAGGGTCCGCGCCGTCGGTCGCGTCGTCGGGGAGCCGGTCGAACTCGCCGTCGAGGATTCGCTGCGTGCGGGGACTCCGGTCGCTCACGTCGCCGGTCGACATCGTCAGGCGCGCCTCGTCGCCGAACTCGCAGGCGACGGCGGCGAGACGCGTGTCCGCCGCGACCGCGTCGGCGGCGTCGCCCCGACAGACCACCTCGTGGGTCGGCGACCAGTCGGCCTCCGCTTGCGCCCCTCCATCGGTCGTCATCGGAGGGCGCTACCGCCGGCCGACCCAAGGGCTTTCGGACGGTGTGAGAGCGAGTGACGCGCCCGGCGGTCGGTCCGGCCACCGAAACGTTCTCGTCGGCAGCGGCCGCGCCCTCGGGCATGCGAACCATCGATGAAGTCCACATCGTGCCGCTGGGGTACGAGCACGACCGGATCCTCCGCCCCCTCCGCAAACACGACGCGGACGTGGTCTACCTGCTCGCCGCCGACGGCGAGCACACTCCGCTGACCCCCTATCAGGAGGCGCTCGTCGAGGAACTCGAAGCCGACGGCCGGACCATCCGCTTCCGCGAGACGACCCTCTCGGACCTGTACGACGTGCTCGCCGTCGTCACGACGGTCGCCGCCGACCACGACGGCGACGTGGTGCGGGTCAACGTCTCCAGCGGCGGCAAACTCGCCGCCATCGGCAGCGCCATCGCCTGTATGGCCACCGACGCCACCGCCTACTACGTCCGCGCCGAGGAACACGTGCCCGACCTCGAGGAGCAGCCGCGCACCCGCGGCATGCGCGACGACGAGGTCCTCCCTTCCTATCCCATCGAAGCGGTCTCCCGCGACCAGGTCTCCGTGCTCGCCCACCTCGAAGAACGCAACACCGACAGCTACACCGCCAAGAAGTCCGATCTCATCGAACACGCCGAGTCGGAGGCGCTCTCCTTTATCGCCGACGCCGACCCCGCCAACGACAAGGCGAAGTTCGCGCTGCTCAACGCCAACATCGTCGACCCGCTCGTCGACGACGGCTACATCGAAGTCGAGCGCGTCGGCCGACAGAAACAGATCCTGCTGACCGAGACCGGCCAGAACGTCCTCCACGCGTTCCGCCACAAGCTCTGATTCGGCCGTTCGGTCTGCTGGGAGGTTCGTATCGGTACCCGATAGAGTACTATCGATACAACGAGTAACGATAGTATGAATTGTATCGATACGATAGATGGTACCGAGATAGAAACTACATACCCGTTCCGCCTACCAGTAGATGCGCGCAGTTCGGTGGGTGCGACGGCCTCCGCGTCGCCCTGTCAGGTCCCCACCCGCTGACGCTTCGGCTCTCACGCCGCCCCCGACTGCGCCGCTGTCGCATCGCCCGCTGACCGATCCACCTGTGCCTCTGACACGGGGGCGACCACCTCCGGTCGCCCCACTCCTGCTTCGACCGTCTTCGTCCGAGTGTTCAGTTCAAGTTGCGAGTGTATGTGTTGGTTCTGGCCGATTCGGTGTGAAAGGAAGTCGAACGACAGCGACCGGGCCCGACAGCAAGCGCCGAAAGCCCTCGACCCGCTCGCGGTCGCTGTCTCTGAAAATCGGATATTTTCAGGATGACGAGAGAGCTTCGCTCTCTCGAACCAAGACGGGATATCCGCGCTCTCGGCACCGTCCGCGCGGATAGTCGCCCGCTCAGGCGACCACGCGAACGCGAGCGCGCCTCGCCCTTTCAGTCCACCAGGCCAGCAACCGCCCAGCCCCGCACAGCACCGCGACAGGCCACGAACCTCCCCAACCGATTCGCTCCTACCGTCGCTCATCCCTCGCACGGCTATTTCGAGCGGCCCGCCACGAGGCGGGCACGCTCACGGGTCGCTCCGCTCCCCGCTCGCATCGAGGTCTCCCTTCGGTCGACCTCGCACCGCTCGACAGCGCGCGCCGACTGCAACCGCATCGCAACCGCAACTGCACCGCAACCGCTCACTACATTACCTGTACTGAGTATCGATACGGGCGGTTCGAAGCACCGCGGAAAGTCGGTCGGCGAAAACGGCAGTTACAGTTCGACGCGCTCGCCGGACTCGGCGGCCTCGTAGACGGCGTCGATGGCGCGCTGGTCGACGATGCCGTGCTCGCCGTCGCCGTGGATGTCCGTGTCGGTCAGGAGGTGGTCGGCGAAGTACTCCAGGGAGC
The window above is part of the Halosimplex rubrum genome. Proteins encoded here:
- a CDS encoding NUDIX domain-containing protein, whose translation is MVNLRDPESLREEPGVDFREQEQVVDDEAFEQAVEGAENQSGLVVVAVTDEQDRLLLVDSEWVDGWTLPNGPVGADEDWAVAADRWAEDELHFPVQIEEPKLVIRTETRTEDGDESVVGYTVAFAASLIPAMGGSGGMGPGGGPPPGVGPDDEGSSEGEGPPAGGPPSGGAGPGGPGAGPIASNPNLDWFGAVPDEVAPGHHALVQYFLD
- a CDS encoding HFX_2341 family transcriptional regulator domain-containing protein — translated: MRTIDEVHIVPLGYEHDRILRPLRKHDADVVYLLAADGEHTPLTPYQEALVEELEADGRTIRFRETTLSDLYDVLAVVTTVAADHDGDVVRVNVSSGGKLAAIGSAIACMATDATAYYVRAEEHVPDLEEQPRTRGMRDDEVLPSYPIEAVSRDQVSVLAHLEERNTDSYTAKKSDLIEHAESEALSFIADADPANDKAKFALLNANIVDPLVDDGYIEVERVGRQKQILLTETGQNVLHAFRHKL